A part of Brassica rapa cultivar Chiifu-401-42 chromosome A05, CAAS_Brap_v3.01, whole genome shotgun sequence genomic DNA contains:
- the LOC103869096 gene encoding protein JAZ13 — MENRSLDLCLSSVTSSLQSCRRDSKVSQSLATRTKEINAFYSGRVREYDLVEIQIRAVIEMASKERDITALELAPVRLKSPLVFSVKRSVERFLEKRKKRSKYVTTPYGYTCSSTSSSSSRHS; from the exons ATGGAGAATCGCAGCTTAGATCTCTGCCTATCTTCAGTGACCTCTTCACTTCAATCTTGTCGCCGAGATTCCAA GGTTAGTCAATCTTTAGCCACGAGAACTAAGGAGATCAATGCATTCTATAGTGGGAGAGTACGAGAATACGATCTCGTAGAGATCCAG ATAAGGGCGGTAATAGAGATGGCGAGCAAGGAGCGTGACATAACGGCGTTAGAGTTAGCACCGGTTAGACTAAAATCGCCGTTAGTGTTTTCGGTGAAGAGATCAGTGGAGAGGTTTTtggagaagagaaagaagagaagcaaATATGTTACTACACCTTACGGTTACACTTGCAGCTCCACGTCTTCCTCCTCTTCGCGTCATTCCTAA
- the LOC103869095 gene encoding protein PAT1 homolog 1: MERSDSRDLYNFVRSSSDSNSKLFDASQYEFFGQNLDEMSLGGIDDDDVVAPVLGHSATDDDDEYHLFNKGGEGAGLGSLSDMDDLATTFAKLNRNVTGPKPLGVIGDRGSGSFSRESSSATDWTHDTELTNWLDEQDQEANRWSSQPQSSAHSQPLYRTSSYPQQPPPLQHYNSEPIIVPESTFTSFPPPGSRSQQTSPGSLHRAPSLPTGSQMNFTAPSPLSNSRFHLSGPSHGPHYGGNLARYASCGPTLGNVVQPHWATDPGLLHGDHSGLLHSLAQQQQLPPRNDLMSQHMMALQQRQSYAQLAALQSQLYRSYPSPSRKVSFGGGEVREQHKHKSSHRSRKNKGISQQASDAASQKSESGLQFRSKYMTSEEIESILKMQHSNSHSNDPYVNDYYHQARLAKKSSGSRAITHFYPSQLKDHHHQPKSRNNSSEQHQQQVHVDALGKITLPYIRRPRALLEVDSSSPGLNDQKGSGKHLEQEPLVAARVTIEDALGVLIDIVDIDRTLQSTRPQDGGAQVKRKRQILLEGLATAFQLADPFSKTGQKSGLTAKDDVVFLRIATLPKGRKMLTKYIQLLVPGTEITRAVCMAIFRHLRFLFGGLPSDTLAAETIANLAKTVTVCVQAMDLRALSACLAAVVCSSEQPPLRPIGSSSGDGASVVLISLLERAAEVVVVPRAVHGSSNDGLWRASFNEFFNLLTKYCRSKYETIRSQNQGSAADVLELAIKREMPAELLRASLRHTNDDQRNYLLNFGRKPSAVSESASHARGGQINSESVMG; encoded by the exons ATGGAGAGATCCGATTCCAGGGACCTGTACAACTTTGTTCGCTCTTCCTCAG ATTCAAATAGTAAGCTCTTTGATGCATCTCAGTATGAGTTTTTTGGGCAAAATCTTGACGAAATGTCATTGGGAGGTATTGACGATGACGATGTGGTCGCTCCTGTTCTTGGACATTCTGctactgatgatgatgatgagtatCACTTGTTTAATAAAGGAGGAGAG GGTGCAGGTTTAGGGTCATTATCTGACATGGATGATCTTGCCACGACTTTTGCAAAG CTAAATAGAAATGTCACGGGACCCAAACCCCTTGGAGTTATTGGTGACAGAGGATCTGGTTCCTTTTCAAGAGAGA GTTCTTCTGCCACCGATTGGACTCACGATACAGAGCTCACAAACTGGTTGGACGAGCAAGATCAAGAGGCTAACAGATGGTCCTCGCAGCCACAGTCATCTGCTCATTCACAACCTTTATACAGGACATCCTCTTACCCTCAGCAGCCACCACCGTTGCAACACTACAATAGTGAACCGATCATTGTACCAGAATCAACTTTCACCTCCTTTCCCCCGCCAGGCAGCAGATCTCAGCAGACTTCACCTGGAAGCCTCCACCgcgctccttctcttcccaccGGTTCTCAGATGAATTTCACCGCACCTTCCCCGCTGTCAAACTCTAGATTTCATCTTTCAGGACCCTCACACGGGCCTCACTATGGTGGTAATTTGGCTAGATATGCCTCCTGTGGTCCTACCCTTGGTAACGTTGTGCAACCTCATTGGGCCACTGATCCTGGTCTTCTCCACGGAGATCATTCTGGCTTATTACATAGTCTGGCGCAACAACAACAATTGCCTCCTCGAAATGATCTTATGTCGCAACATATGATGGCTCTCCAGCAGAGGCAATCGTATGCTCAGCTTGCAGCGCTACAGTCTCAGCTGTACAGGTCTTATCCATCACCATCACGTAAAGTCTCTTTTGGGGGTGGTGAAGTTAGGGAACAACACAAGCATAAGTCTTCTCATAGGAGTCGAAAGAACAAAGGCATATCTCAACAGGCATCAGACGCAGCTAGTCAGAAAAGCGAGAGTGGATTGCAGTTTAGATCAAAGTACATGACTTCAGAGGAAATAGAGAGTATACTCAAGATGCAGCACTCTAATTCACACAGCAACGATCCTTATGTCAATGATTATTACCACCAAGCTCGCCTTGCCAAGAAGTCTTCTGGATCTAGAGCAATCACTCACTTCTACCCTTCTCAGTTGAaagaccaccaccaccaacctAAGTCCCGTAATAATAGTTCTGAACAGCATCAACAACAAGTTCATGTAGATGCTCTTGGGAAGATCACGCTTCCTTACATTCGCAGGCCACGTGCGTTGCTTGAGGTTGACTCTTCTTCTCCTGGTCTTAATGATCAAAAGGGCTCAGGGAAACATTTGGAGCAGGAACCACTTGTGGCAGCTAGGGTTACAATTGAAGATGCTCTTGGAGTTCTTATCGACATAGTTGACATTGACAGGACTCTCCAATCCACAAGGCCACAGGACGGAGGTGCTCAGGTTAAGCGAAAACGCCAGATCCTCCTAGAAGGATTAGCGACAGCTTTTCAGCTTGCTGATCCCTTCAGCAAAACCGGGCAGAAGTCAGGGCTGACTGCTAAGGATGATGTTGTCTTTCTACGTATAGCAACTCTTCCAAAGGGTCGAAAAATGCTTACAAAGTACATACAGCTTCTAGTTCCAGGCACTGAGATTACTCGAGCTGTCTGTATGGCTATATTCCGCCACTTGAGGTTTCTCTTCGGCGGCTTGCCTTCGGATACTCTGGCAGCAGAGACGATTGCTAATCTTGCCAAGACAGTCACGGTCTGTGTTCAAGCAATGGACCTCCGAGCGCTGAGTGCTTGCCTTGCAGCTGTGGTTTGTTCTTCGGAGCAGCCACCTCTGCGTCCTATTGGAAGCTCTTCAGGGGATGGTGCTTCAGTTGTGTTGATATCTCTTCTCGAGAGAGCTGCTGAAGTAGTGGTGGTTCCTCGAGCCGTCCATGGGAGCTCTAATGATGGACTATGGAGAGCCTCGTTTAATGAGTTCTTCAACCTTCTTACGAAATACTGCAGGAGCAAGTATGAGACGATCCGTAGCCAGAACCAAGGGAGTGCAGCGGATGTTTTGGAGCTGGCGATAAAGAGAGAAATGCCCGCTGAGCTTTTACGTGCGAGCCTCCGTCATACCAATGACGACCAGAGGAACTATTTGTTAAACTTTGGTCGTAAACCGTCGGCCGTTAGTGAGTCTGCGTCGCATGCAAGGGGTGGTCAGATCAACTCTGAATCTGTGATGGGTTGA